A window from Fusobacterium sp. FSA-380-WT-3A encodes these proteins:
- the relB gene encoding type II toxin-antitoxin system RelB family antitoxin, whose translation MSVISLRLNENEEKLLREVAEFEGMGLSSYLKKIIFERLEDEYDLKIANEAYEKHMKNGAKTIKFDDLVKELGVEL comes from the coding sequence ATGTCTGTTATATCTTTAAGATTAAATGAAAATGAAGAAAAATTATTAAGAGAAGTTGCTGAATTTGAAGGTATGGGATTATCTTCTTATTTAAAAAAAATAATTTTTGAAAGATTAGAAGATGAATATGATTTAAAGATAGCTAATGAAGCCTATGAAAAACACATGAAAAATGGTGCTAAAACTATAAAATTTGACGACCTTGTTAAAGAATTAGGAGTTGAATTATAG
- a CDS encoding type II toxin-antitoxin system RelE/ParE family toxin — MVYKVEFSIEAANYIKKMDNSTRTTLLKWINKNLINCEDPRIHGKSLTGNKKGIWRYRVGNYRVLCDIQDEILTILVLEVGHRNKIYK; from the coding sequence ATAGTGTATAAAGTTGAGTTTTCTATTGAAGCTGCTAATTATATTAAAAAAATGGATAATTCAACTAGAACTACTCTTTTAAAATGGATTAATAAAAATTTAATTAATTGTGAAGACCCTAGAATCCATGGAAAATCTTTAACAGGTAATAAAAAAGGAATTTGGAGATATAGAGTTGGAAATTACAGAGTATTGTGTGATATCCAAGATGAGATTCTTACAATATTAGTTTTAGAAGTAGGACATAGAAATAAAATTTATAAATAA